One Spinacia oleracea cultivar Varoflay chromosome 4, BTI_SOV_V1, whole genome shotgun sequence DNA segment encodes these proteins:
- the LOC110796386 gene encoding uncharacterized protein: MAHLPVELEHKAMWAIKTLNFELTCAGERRLLDLHELEELRMNAYDSASIYKARSKQYHDARIEKREFKEGEKVLLYKTRLKLFPSKLKSRWSGPFIVVRVFPHGTIEIRNNSTAPFKVNGHRLKHYYLGDPIGSIASIYLHDPP; this comes from the coding sequence atggcgcacTTACCGGTGGAACTTGAGCACAAGGCTATGTGGGCCATCAAAACCCTGAATTTCGAATTGACTTGTGCGGGAGAGAGGCGCTTGCTTGACCTTCATGAGTTGGAGGAACTCCGCATGAATGCTTATGACTCGGCGAGCATCTACAAGGCCCGGTCTAAACAATATCATGATGCTCGGATCGAGAAGAGAGAGTTCAAGGAGGGAGAGAAAGTCCTCCTTTATAAGACGCGGTTGAAGTTGTTTCCTAGTAAACTCAAGTCCCGGTGGAGCGGTCCTTTCATTGTTGTTCGGGTTTTCCCGCACGGTACTATTGAGATCCGGAATAATAGTACGGCTCCTTTCAAGGTGAATGGTCATCGCCTCAAGCATTATTACTTAGGCGATCccattggttccattgcttccATATATCTCCATGACCCCCCATGA